One Calliopsis andreniformis isolate RMS-2024a chromosome 9, iyCalAndr_principal, whole genome shotgun sequence genomic window carries:
- the LOC143183907 gene encoding uncharacterized protein LOC143183907 isoform X6 translates to MESEVLVEDKFQCIEKAGDVEELCAVAAEEPEEAREGSQTRSKSFDDGVSSQSEASVDAASTKEFLDTERRVLSEENDRCLRDDQTREAVEAAGNATDVELDGKEDERMKDESTDNADDQSAIAESSSELSVSEPTFIEKTEVVVTEGSVTIYTETRRLEYGNDAEPTVEEHAENHELDSPVRAPLATPDDETSDVSNACDSESREETITTTTSVVNSGTKGGTKTKKKKIEGVAGNDASPNLTPRTKKTKKSKKSELEKENISVKSSFNKFDALSKKTVLHVRSIDAGKVQQQLNAVGQNGDTNPNCRSCGKVVFQMEQTKAEGLVWHKNCFRCVQCSKQLNVDNYESHESTLYCKPHFKELFQPKPVEESEQPVRPRKPEMIIRENEPKELPPDVVRASDKPDLGLEELSSLNVKSRFQVFEKAGTDTNEIERSPSQIAVKRSPSILSKLAKFQAKGMDIGVADESLNGIPYEESSESEEEEEVEETEEVDSEIVKAKRATRERPISFTKMDDIKNRWETTSQQGRREVQREARKEEIAGIRSRLFMGKQGKMKEMYQQAVAGSDRVTKINAAEELQNSSTHARSIKERFERGEPIAASDDETDTKPKPEKADEEVIAAGISRKSRSMFLELDASAAKTGRPVTPVNPKTPAEAPRRARDAFMGRQVSDDVVRSSDTTEEVHVETSDISNKFKFFESYKEPEKQRKQFRITPPRDGQVKMDSPEREIYRDPDVVRADDRVNEVVHTDTARKMLSIFRQMEENATKKELPNGPKPLKRFTPPPEDKYAKQTASDSEEDEEEEGEESEAEDSGEERDPNYVRASDKVEDEFLKQAQNAARAKTLCAKFEHWEETDGKSTTSNHNIAEMEMAQGTGEQLSIESASSLRARFESLGSQQNESPRTPKVKVNRFVEIQASCTDVCESCEKKVYPLEKVETNNKIFHKQCFRCLQCNCVLRMDTFTLNNGKLYCIPHFKQLFITRGNYDEGFGVDPHKNKWTTSTSTPTSPSPIAVSNGDL, encoded by the exons ATGGAGTCAGAGGTATTAGTGGAGGACAAATTCCAGTGCATCGAGAAAGCTGGCGACGTCGAGGAGCTTTGTGCAGTGGCTGCTGAGGAGCCGGAAGAGGCTCGCGAGGGGTCTCAGACGCGGTCCAAGAGTTTCGACGATGGCGTCTCGAGTCAGTCCGAGGCGTCTGTCGACGCCGCCAGCACTAAGGAGTTCCTGGACACGGAGCGTCGCGTGCTCAGCGAGGAGAACGATCGGTGCCTTCGCGACGATCAGACGCGCGAGGCAGTGGAGGCTGCAGGGAATGCGACCGACGTGGAATTGGATGGCAAAGAGGATGAGAGGATGAAAGATGAGAGCACTGATAACGCGGATGATCAGAGCGCCATCGCGGAGTCCTCCAGCGAGTTGTCTGTGTCGGAGCCCACGTTCATCGAGAAGACCGAGGTGGTGGTGACCGAGGGTAGCGTGACGATTTACACAGAAACGAGGCGACTCGAGTACGGAAATGACGCGGAACCAACGGTCGAAGAGCATGCTGAGAACCATGAACTCGACTCGCCCGTGCGCGCCCCGCTTGCCACCCCAGACGACGAGACCAGCGACGTTTCGAACGCGTGTGAC AGCGAGAGTCGCGAGGAGACGATAACGACGACCACGTCAGTGGTCAACTCAGGCACCAAGGGTGGGACcaagacgaagaagaagaagatcgAGGGCGTAGCTGGCAACGATGCCTCACCGAACCTTACGCCGCGCACAAAGAAGACCAAGAAAAGCAAAAAGAGCGAGCTCGAGAAGGAGAACATTTCCGTG AAGTCGAGCTTCAATAAATTCGACGCTCTCAGCAAGAAGACCGTGCTTCATGTACGCTCGATCGACGCGGGCAAAGTGCAACAACAGCTGAATGCC GTGGGTCAGAATGGCGACACGAATCCGAACTGTCGTAGCTGCGGCAAGGTCGTCTTCCAAATGGAACAGACAAAGGCCGAGGGTCTGGTCTGGCACAAGAATTGCTTCCGGTGCGTCCAGTGTAGCAAGCAGCTTAACGTCGACAATTACGAGAGCCACGAGAGCACGCTTTACTGTAAGCCACACTTCAAGGAGCTCTTCCAACCGAAACCGGTTGAAGAGTCCGAGCAGCCTG TGCGACCACGAAAGCCAGAGATGATCATTAGGGAGAACGAGCCGAAAGAGTTGCCGCCCGACGTGGTCAGAG CCTCTGACAAACCGGACCTGGGTCTCGAGGAACTGTCGAGTCTGAACGTCAAGTCCCGGTTCCAAGTCTTCGAGAAGGCCGGCACGGACACGAACGAGATCGAAAGATCGCCGTCGCAGATCGCGGTGAAAAGGTCACCCAGTATCCTCAGCAAGCTGGCCAA ATTCCAGGCTAAAGGCATGGATATCGGAGTGGCGGACGAGTCTCTGAATGGAATCCCTTACGAAGAGTCGAGCGAGAgcgaggaggaggaagaggtgGAAGAAACAGAGG AGGTAGACAGCGAGATCGTGAAGGCGAAACGCGCGACTCGCGAGCGGCCGATAAGCTTCACAAAAATGGACGACATAAAGAATCGCTGGGAGACGACCAGTCAGCAAGGTAGACGCGAGGTTCAGCGCGAGGCCAGGAAAGAAGAGATCGCCGGCATTCGTTCGCGGCTGTTCATG GGCAAACAGGGTAAAATGAAGGAGATGTACCAGCAAGCAGTCGCAGGAAGCGACCGAGTGACAAAGATCAACGCAGCCGAGGAGCTCCAGAACTCATCAACTCACGCTCGTTCCATCAAAGAAAGATTCGAACGAGGTGAACCTATCGCCGCTTCCGACGACGAGACGGACACCAAGCCGAAACCAGAGAAGGCTGACGAGGAAGTGATCGCAGCAG GAATTAGCAGGAAGTCTCGATCGATGTTCCTGGAACTGGACGCCTCCGCGGCGAAGACTGGACGACCTGTGACCCCTGTGAACCCGAAGACACCCGCAGAGGCACCACGCCGCGCGAGAGAC GCCTTCATGGGACGCCAGGTTTCTGACGACGTGGTGCGCAGCTCTGACACGACTGAGGAGGTCCACGTCGAGACCTCGGACATTTCgaacaaattcaaatttttcgagTCCTACAAGGAACCAGAAAAACAGCGCAAGCAGTTCCGTATTACCCCTCCTCGCGACGGTCAAGTCAAG ATGGACTCTCCTGAACGCGAGATATACCGTGACCCAGACGTGGTCAGGGCCGACGACAGAGTCAACGAGGTGGTGCACACGGACACCGCCAGGAAGATGCTCTCGATCTTCAGGCAGATGGAAGAGAACGCGACCAAGAAGGAGCTGCCGAATGGTCCCAAACCGCTGAAACGCTTCACGCCACCGCCAGAGGACAAATACGCCAAGCAGACGGCGTCAGACTCTGAGGAGGATGAAGAGGAGGAAGGAGAGGAGTCCGAGGCAGAGGACAGTGGCGAGGAAAGGGACCCTAACTACGTTCGAGCTTCGGATAAG GTCGAGGATGAATTCTTGAAGCAAGCACAGAACGCAGCGCGCGCAAAGACGCTGTGCGCGAAATTCGAGCACTGGGAGGAGACAGACGGCAAGTCGACGACGAGCAACCACAATATCGCCGAGATGGAAATGGCTCAGGGCACCGGCGAGCAGCTGAGCATAGAATCCGCGAGCAGTCTTCGAGCCCGCTTCGAGTCCCTCGGCTCGCAACAGAACGAATCTCCCCGCACACCGAAGGTTAAGGTCAATCGATTTGTG GAGATTCAGGCGAGCTGCACGGACGTGTGCGAGAGCTGCGAAAAGAAAGTGTACCCCCTCGAAAAGGTCGAGACGAATAACAAAATCTTTCACAAACAGTGCTTCCGATGTCTGCAATGCAATTGTGTGCTAAG GATGGACACGTTCACCTTAAACAATGGTAAACTCTACTGCATCCCGCACTTCAAGCAGCTATTCATCACGCGAGGTAACTACGACGAGGGTTTCGGCGTTGATCCGCACAAGAACAAGTGGACAACGAGTACGAGCACCCCGACGAGTCCTTCGCCGATCGCCGTCTCGAACGGCGACCTTTGA
- the LOC143183907 gene encoding uncharacterized protein LOC143183907 isoform X4, producing MESEVLVEDKFQCIEKAGDVEELCAVAAEEPEEAREGSQTRSKSFDDGVSSQSEASVDAASTKEFLDTERRVLSEENDRCLRDDQTREAVEAAGNATDVELDGKEDERMKDESTDNADDQSAIAESSSELSVSEPTFIEKTEVVVTEGSVTIYTETRRLEYGNDAEPTVEEHAENHELDSPVRAPLATPDDETSDVSNACDSESREETITTTTSVVNSGTKGGTKTKKKKIEGVAGNDASPNLTPRTKKTKKSKKSELEKENISVNSNLQEPSMHPGSRQMHLESIDFSDEDDLSNVNVKSLKSSFNKFDALSKKTVLHVRSIDAGKVQQQLNAVGQNGDTNPNCRSCGKVVFQMEQTKAEGLVWHKNCFRCVQCSKQLNVDNYESHESTLYCKPHFKELFQPKPVEESEQPVRPRKPEMIIRENEPKELPPDVVRASDKPDLGLEELSSLNVKSRFQVFEKAGTDTNEIERSPSQIAVKRSPSILSKLAKFQAKGMDIGVADESLNGIPYEESSESEEEEEVEETEEVDSEIVKAKRATRERPISFTKMDDIKNRWETTSQQGRREVQREARKEEIAGIRSRLFMGKQGKMKEMYQQAVAGSDRVTKINAAEELQNSSTHARSIKERFERGEPIAASDDETDTKPKPEKADEEVIAAGISRKSRSMFLELDASAAKTGRPVTPVNPKTPAEAPRRARDAFMGRQVSDDVVRSSDTTEEVHVETSDISNKFKFFESYKEPEKQRKQFRITPPRDGQVKMDSPEREIYRDPDVVRADDRVNEVVHTDTARKMLSIFRQMEENATKKELPNGPKPLKRFTPPPEDKYAKQTASDSEEDEEEEGEESEAEDSGEERDPNYVRASDKVEDEFLKQAQNAARAKTLCAKFEHWEETDGKSTTSNHNIAEMEMAQGTGEQLSIESASSLRARFESLGSQQNESPRTPKVKVNRFVEIQASCTDVCESCEKKVYPLEKVETNNKIFHKQCFRCLQCNCVLRMDTFTLNNGKLYCIPHFKQLFITRGNYDEGFGVDPHKNKWTTSTSTPTSPSPIAVSNGDL from the exons ATGGAGTCAGAGGTATTAGTGGAGGACAAATTCCAGTGCATCGAGAAAGCTGGCGACGTCGAGGAGCTTTGTGCAGTGGCTGCTGAGGAGCCGGAAGAGGCTCGCGAGGGGTCTCAGACGCGGTCCAAGAGTTTCGACGATGGCGTCTCGAGTCAGTCCGAGGCGTCTGTCGACGCCGCCAGCACTAAGGAGTTCCTGGACACGGAGCGTCGCGTGCTCAGCGAGGAGAACGATCGGTGCCTTCGCGACGATCAGACGCGCGAGGCAGTGGAGGCTGCAGGGAATGCGACCGACGTGGAATTGGATGGCAAAGAGGATGAGAGGATGAAAGATGAGAGCACTGATAACGCGGATGATCAGAGCGCCATCGCGGAGTCCTCCAGCGAGTTGTCTGTGTCGGAGCCCACGTTCATCGAGAAGACCGAGGTGGTGGTGACCGAGGGTAGCGTGACGATTTACACAGAAACGAGGCGACTCGAGTACGGAAATGACGCGGAACCAACGGTCGAAGAGCATGCTGAGAACCATGAACTCGACTCGCCCGTGCGCGCCCCGCTTGCCACCCCAGACGACGAGACCAGCGACGTTTCGAACGCGTGTGAC AGCGAGAGTCGCGAGGAGACGATAACGACGACCACGTCAGTGGTCAACTCAGGCACCAAGGGTGGGACcaagacgaagaagaagaagatcgAGGGCGTAGCTGGCAACGATGCCTCACCGAACCTTACGCCGCGCACAAAGAAGACCAAGAAAAGCAAAAAGAGCGAGCTCGAGAAGGAGAACATTTCCGTG AACTCTAACTTGCAAGAGCCGAGCATGCACCCCGGTTCCCGACAAATGCATCTGGAATCGATCGATTTCTCGGACGAGGACGATCTGTCGAACGTGAACGTGAAATCCTTG AAGTCGAGCTTCAATAAATTCGACGCTCTCAGCAAGAAGACCGTGCTTCATGTACGCTCGATCGACGCGGGCAAAGTGCAACAACAGCTGAATGCC GTGGGTCAGAATGGCGACACGAATCCGAACTGTCGTAGCTGCGGCAAGGTCGTCTTCCAAATGGAACAGACAAAGGCCGAGGGTCTGGTCTGGCACAAGAATTGCTTCCGGTGCGTCCAGTGTAGCAAGCAGCTTAACGTCGACAATTACGAGAGCCACGAGAGCACGCTTTACTGTAAGCCACACTTCAAGGAGCTCTTCCAACCGAAACCGGTTGAAGAGTCCGAGCAGCCTG TGCGACCACGAAAGCCAGAGATGATCATTAGGGAGAACGAGCCGAAAGAGTTGCCGCCCGACGTGGTCAGAG CCTCTGACAAACCGGACCTGGGTCTCGAGGAACTGTCGAGTCTGAACGTCAAGTCCCGGTTCCAAGTCTTCGAGAAGGCCGGCACGGACACGAACGAGATCGAAAGATCGCCGTCGCAGATCGCGGTGAAAAGGTCACCCAGTATCCTCAGCAAGCTGGCCAA ATTCCAGGCTAAAGGCATGGATATCGGAGTGGCGGACGAGTCTCTGAATGGAATCCCTTACGAAGAGTCGAGCGAGAgcgaggaggaggaagaggtgGAAGAAACAGAGG AGGTAGACAGCGAGATCGTGAAGGCGAAACGCGCGACTCGCGAGCGGCCGATAAGCTTCACAAAAATGGACGACATAAAGAATCGCTGGGAGACGACCAGTCAGCAAGGTAGACGCGAGGTTCAGCGCGAGGCCAGGAAAGAAGAGATCGCCGGCATTCGTTCGCGGCTGTTCATG GGCAAACAGGGTAAAATGAAGGAGATGTACCAGCAAGCAGTCGCAGGAAGCGACCGAGTGACAAAGATCAACGCAGCCGAGGAGCTCCAGAACTCATCAACTCACGCTCGTTCCATCAAAGAAAGATTCGAACGAGGTGAACCTATCGCCGCTTCCGACGACGAGACGGACACCAAGCCGAAACCAGAGAAGGCTGACGAGGAAGTGATCGCAGCAG GAATTAGCAGGAAGTCTCGATCGATGTTCCTGGAACTGGACGCCTCCGCGGCGAAGACTGGACGACCTGTGACCCCTGTGAACCCGAAGACACCCGCAGAGGCACCACGCCGCGCGAGAGAC GCCTTCATGGGACGCCAGGTTTCTGACGACGTGGTGCGCAGCTCTGACACGACTGAGGAGGTCCACGTCGAGACCTCGGACATTTCgaacaaattcaaatttttcgagTCCTACAAGGAACCAGAAAAACAGCGCAAGCAGTTCCGTATTACCCCTCCTCGCGACGGTCAAGTCAAG ATGGACTCTCCTGAACGCGAGATATACCGTGACCCAGACGTGGTCAGGGCCGACGACAGAGTCAACGAGGTGGTGCACACGGACACCGCCAGGAAGATGCTCTCGATCTTCAGGCAGATGGAAGAGAACGCGACCAAGAAGGAGCTGCCGAATGGTCCCAAACCGCTGAAACGCTTCACGCCACCGCCAGAGGACAAATACGCCAAGCAGACGGCGTCAGACTCTGAGGAGGATGAAGAGGAGGAAGGAGAGGAGTCCGAGGCAGAGGACAGTGGCGAGGAAAGGGACCCTAACTACGTTCGAGCTTCGGATAAG GTCGAGGATGAATTCTTGAAGCAAGCACAGAACGCAGCGCGCGCAAAGACGCTGTGCGCGAAATTCGAGCACTGGGAGGAGACAGACGGCAAGTCGACGACGAGCAACCACAATATCGCCGAGATGGAAATGGCTCAGGGCACCGGCGAGCAGCTGAGCATAGAATCCGCGAGCAGTCTTCGAGCCCGCTTCGAGTCCCTCGGCTCGCAACAGAACGAATCTCCCCGCACACCGAAGGTTAAGGTCAATCGATTTGTG GAGATTCAGGCGAGCTGCACGGACGTGTGCGAGAGCTGCGAAAAGAAAGTGTACCCCCTCGAAAAGGTCGAGACGAATAACAAAATCTTTCACAAACAGTGCTTCCGATGTCTGCAATGCAATTGTGTGCTAAG GATGGACACGTTCACCTTAAACAATGGTAAACTCTACTGCATCCCGCACTTCAAGCAGCTATTCATCACGCGAGGTAACTACGACGAGGGTTTCGGCGTTGATCCGCACAAGAACAAGTGGACAACGAGTACGAGCACCCCGACGAGTCCTTCGCCGATCGCCGTCTCGAACGGCGACCTTTGA